One window of the Salvia splendens isolate huo1 chromosome 1, SspV2, whole genome shotgun sequence genome contains the following:
- the LOC121794253 gene encoding phosphatidate cytidylyltransferase 4, chloroplastic-like yields the protein MSSQIVELDRIALIPLSFSSGRSHSDFLHWPTLRRFAAQSNFQKIKLNLDVNDSGVQGLSRIPRGVLVNQRQRVILRVASAERPEQIDGGELADEEVQSGNQPLGEGNLEEEQREKTSQLRKRIIFGLGIGVLVGGVVLAGEWVFTVALSAAVFAGSREYFELIRSCGIASGMTPPPRFVSQACSVICCVMPLLTLYFGHIDVSVTSAAFFVATALLVQRGNPRFSQLSSTMFGLFYCGYLPCFWVKLRCGLAVPALNTRFASSWPLLLGGNTMWTVGLVATLISLSSIIAADTFAFIGGKAFGRTPLTAVSPKKTWEGTLVGLGGCIATSVLLAKVFCWPTSTLSAVAFGFLNFFGSLFGDLTESMIKRDAGVKDSGSLIPGHGGILDRVDSYIFTGALAHSFVKTFLPLYGI from the exons ATGTCTTCGCAGATTGTAGAATTAGATAGAATTGCGTTAATTCCGCTCTCTTTCAGCTCCGGCCGCTCCCACTCTGACTTTCTTCATTGGCCAACCCTTCGGAGATTTGCCGCCCAATCGAATTTCCAGAAAATTAAGCTCAACTTAGATGTAAACGATAGTGGCGTGCAAGGGCTTTCTAGAATTCCTAGGGGCGTTCTAGTCAATCAACGCCAGCGGGTGATACTGAGAGTGGCTAGCGCAGAGCGGCCGGAGCAAATCGACGGCGGTGAATTAGCTGATGAG GAAGTTCAAAGTGGCAATCAACCATTGGGGGAGGGCAATTTAGAGGAGGAACAGAGGGAAAAAACAAGTCAGTTAAGGAAAAGGATTATATTTGGACTGGGCATTGGAGTTTTAGTTGGTGGAGTAGTATTAGCTGGAGAGTGGGTTTTCACAGTGGCCCTTTCCGCAGCAGTGTTTGCTGGTTCCAGGGAGTACTTTGAGCTGATAAGAAGTTGCGGCATTGCTTCTGGAATGACTCCTCCTCCTCGATTTGTTTCACAAGCTTGTTCTGTTATCTGTTGTGTTATGCCTCTGCTCACACT ATACTTTGGACATATTGATGTATCTGTGACATCTGCGGCGTTCTTTGTTGCTACGGCGCTCCTTGTGCAGAGGGGAAATCCTCGCTTTTCTCAACTTAGTAGTACCATGTTTGGACTTTTCTATTGCGGCTATCTTCCTTGTTTCTGGGTTAAGCTGCGGTGTGGTTTAGCAGTTCCTGCATTGAATACGA GATTTGCATCATCTTGGCCTCTCCTTCTTGGTGGCAACACTATGTGGACAGTAGGTCTTGTGGCCACCTTGATCTCACTTAGCAGTATTATTGCAGCAGATACTTTTGCATTTATTGGTGGCAAG GCCTTTGGCCGGACACCACTTACTGCAGTCAGTCCGAAAAAGACATGGGAGGGAACTCTTGTCGGATTAGGTGGTTGTATTGCGACTTCTGTTTTATTGGCCAAGGTCTTTTGCTGGCCTACTTCTACACTGAG TGCTGTAGCTTTTGGGTTTTTGAACTTCTTTGGATCCCTTTTTGGTGATCTTACCGAGTCCATGATCAAGCGAGATGCAGGTGTCAAGGATTCTGGATCTCTCATACCGGGACATG GAGGGATACTGGATCGGGTCGACAGCTACATTTTCACAGGAGCACTTGCTCACTCTTTCGTGAAAACATTTCTACCACTCTATGGAATTTGA
- the LOC121809181 gene encoding scarecrow-like protein 6 produces MKGMPLPFDFQGKGVFDFDFLVKNTDFIKKDCFSFGEPTSVLDSARITSSSTLSSSLGGGAAASTDTAGVAAVSDAKWQQDSTTATSSNATYSDLLPVLPSLEIGGGGNPDKVAMEDWESVLSESAAVSPSQEQAFLRWVMGDVDDPAKSLQIAPAEFDFGGGFGVVDQGFGGEQFGGSSFMPSLPIFPSSNRSSVEKIGLAPNPIPSNPNFKFPPNLIHSSSVPNSLGAVTLHHPAAFDSSAEMRPPIFNQHQPSFFPLPFNQQQEQSLFGPPQAKRHNPRWPADEPGALISDTGQFPHYLQQQKPKMEELAQQQAVVDQLFKAAELVQTGNPVLAQGILARLNHQLSPTGKPFNRAAFYCKEALQMLLHTNVNNSSSTPFSLVFKIGAYKSFSEISPLFQFANFTCNQAILEALQGFDRIHIVDFDIGYGSQWASLMQEVALRGGGAPSFKITALASTSSTYDQLELGLTRENLIQFASEINIAFEFEAISIDSLNSASWSLPFHVPENEAIAVNLPVCSLANHQFSVPLIMRFVKQLSPRIVVSVDRGCDRTDLPFANHVVHTLQSYSNLLESLDAVNVNMDALLKIERFLLQPAIEKIVMGRHRSPEKTQHWRSLFLSSGFSSITFSNFTESQAECVIKRTPVRGFQVEKRQSSLVLCWQRKELVSATAWRY; encoded by the coding sequence ATGAAGGGGATGCCCTTGCCCTTTGATTTTCAGGGGAAGGGGGTGTTCGACTTCGATTTTTTAGTGAAAAACACAGATTTCATCAAAAAAGACTGTTTCAGCTTCGGCGAGCCTACATCTGTGCTGGATTCTGCCAGAATTACATCCTCTTCAACTCTGTCTTCATCTCTCGGTGGTGGTGCTGCTGCTTCTACCGACACGGCCGGCGTGGCGGCTGTTTCGGACGCGAAATGGCAGCAAGACTCCACCACTGCAACCAGCTCCAATGCAACTTACTCCGACCTCCTCCCCGTTCTGCCGTCTCTAGAGATCGGAGGCGGCGGCAACCCGGATAAAGTTGCTATGGAGGATTGGGAGAGCGTGCTGTCGGAGTCTGCCGCTGTTTCGCCAAGCCAGGAACAGGCCTTCCTCCGCTGGGTCATGGGTGATGTGGACGATCCTGCAAAGTCTCTCCAAATTGCCCCCGCGGAGTTCGATTTCGGTGGCGGATTCGGTGTGGTGGATCAAGGGTTCGGCGGGGAGCAATTTGGGGGAAGCAGCTTCATGCCCTCGCTCCCAATTTTCCCAAGTTCCAACAGATCCAGTGTTGAGAAGATTGGTTTGGCTCCCAATCCCATCCCttcaaaccctaatttcaaatTTCCCCCAAATTTGATTCATTCATCTTCAGTTCCTAACAGTCTCGGGGCAGTAACTCTTCATCATCCGGCTGCATTTGATTCCTCCGCAGAAATGAGACCTCCCATTTTCAACCAGCATCAGCCCTCCTTCTTCCCGCTGCCGTTCAATCAACAGCAAGAGCAGAGCCTCTTCGGGCCTCCTCAGGCCAAGCGCCACAACCCCAGATGGCCCGCTGACGAGCCCGGTGCCCTGATCTCGGACACCGGGCAGTTTCCTCATTACCTGCAGCAGCAGAAGCCCAAAATGGAGGAATTAGCGCAGCAGCAGGCCGTAGTCGACCAGCTCTTCAAGGCTGCGGAGCTTGTCCAGACAGGAAATCCAGTACTCGCGCAAGGGATATTGGCGCGGCTCAATCACCAGCTCTCCCCCACTGGTAAGCCTTTCAATAGGGCTGCCTTTTATTGCAAGGAGGCTTTGCAAATGCTCCTCCACACTAATGTCAACAACTCTTCTTCCACGCCTTTTAGCCTCGTTTTCAAGATTGGTGCTTACAAATCTTTCTCTGAGATCTCCCCTCTTTTCCAATTTGCCAACTTCACCTGCAATCAAGCCATTCTTGAAGCTCTCCAAGGCTTTGATAGGATTCATATTGTTGATTTCGACATTGGCTATGGCAGCCAGTGGGCGTCTCTTATGCAGGAGGTTGCACTTCGTGGCGGAGGCGCACCCTCCTTCAAAATTACTGCCCTTGCTTCTACTTCTTCCACCTATGATCAGCTTGAGCTCGGTCTCACACGGGAGAATCTCATCCAGTTTGCTAGCGAGATTAACATTGCATTCGAGTTTGAGGCTATTAGTATTGATTCCTTGAATTCTGCTTCATGGTCTTTGCCTTTCCACGTGCCAGAGAACGAGGCGATTGCAGTGAATCTCCCTGTCTGCTCTCTTGCCAATCACCAGTTCTCGGTGCCACTAATCATGCGCTTTGTCAAGCAGCTCTCACCGAGGATTGTGGTTTCTGTCGACAGAGGGTGTGATAGGACTGATCTTCCGTTCGCCAACCATGTAGTCCACACCCTCCAGTCTTACTCTAACCTGCTCGAGTCTCTTGATGCCGTCAATGTGAATATGGACGCCCTGCTGAAGATTGAGAGGTTCTTGCTCCAACCGGCCATTGAGAAGATTGTGATGGGCCGTCATCGCTCACCTGAGAAGACGCAGCATTGGAGGTCTCTCTTTTTGTCTTCAGGGTTCTCCTCGATAACGTTTAGCAACTTCACAGAATCACAAGCGGAGTGCGTGATAAAGAGGACTCCAGTTCGAGGTTTTCAGGTCGAGAAGAGGCAGTCTTCTCTCGTTCTATGCTGGCAAAGGAAGGAACTGGTCTCTGCTACGGCTTGGAGATACTGA
- the LOC121809190 gene encoding scarecrow-like protein 6, with the protein MKGMPLPFEFEGKGVFDLDFVVNNKDFITDFVKKGSFLSEPTSVLDSARIRSRPTSSSTLSSSLGGGGGAASTDTAGVAAVSDTKWQQDSTTATSSNATDSDLLPVPPSLEIRGNPEKFAMEDWEGVLSESPSQEQAFLRYVMADVDDPAMGNLSKFVQLGGGAAADFDFSGGFGVVDQGFGGEQFGGSSFMPSLPIFPNTNRSSVEKIEMKPPIFNQHQTNYIPLPFTQQQEHSLFGSPQAKRHNPGWPAEEPGAQISRGPFTDTGQFPHYLQQQKLKMEELGLQQQQQAVVDQLYKAAELVQTGNPALAQGILARLNHQLSPIGKPFNRAAFYCKEALQMLLQTNVNNSSSTPFSLVFKIGAYKSFSEISPLVQFANFTCNQAILEALQGFDRIHIVDFDIGYGGQWASLMQEVALRGGGAPSFKITALASTSTHDQLELSLTRENLIQFASEVNIAFEFEAISIDSLNSASLSLPFHVQENEAIAVNLPVCSLANHQFSVPLIMRFVKQLSPRIVVSVDRGCDGTDLPFAHHIVHALQSYSNLLESLDAANVNMDALQKIERFLVQPAIEKIVMSRLRSPEKTQHWRSLFLSSGFSQITFSNFTESQAECVIKRTPVRGFQVEKRQSSLVLCWQRKELISATAWRC; encoded by the exons ATGAAGGGGATGCCCTTACCCTTTGAATTTGAGGGGAAGGGGGTGTTCGACTTGGATTTTGTGGTAAACAACAAAGACTTCATCACTGATTTCGTCAAAAAAGGTAGCTTCCTGAGCGAGCCTACATCTGTGCTGGATTCTGCTAGAATTCGGAGCAGGCCAACTTCCTCCTCAACTCTGTCTTCATCTCTCGGCGGAGGTGGTGGTGCTGCTTCTACCGACACGGCCGGCGTGGCGGCTGTTTCGGACACTAAATGGCAGCAAGACTCCACCACTGCCACCAGCTCCAATGCAACTGACTCCGACCTCCTCCCCGTTCCGCCGTCTCTAGAGATCCGAGGCAACCCGGAGAAATTCGCCATGGAGGACTGGGAGGGCGTGCTGTCGGAGTCTCCCAGCCAGGAACAGGCATTCCTCCGCTATGTCATGGCTGATGTGGACGATCCTGCAATGGGGAATCTCAGTAAGTTCGTCCAATTAGGCGGAGGCGCCGCCGCGGATTTCGATTTTAGCGGCGGCTTTGGTGTGGTGGATCAAGGGTTCGGCGGGGAGCAATTTGGGGGAAGCAGCTTCATGCCCTCGCTCCCAATTTTCCCAAACACCAACAGATCCAGCGTCGAGAAGATTG AAATGAAACCTCCCATTTTCAACCAGCACCAGACCAACTACATCCCGCTGCCGTTCACTCAACAGCAAGAGCATAGCCTCTTCGGGTCTCCTCAGGCCAAGCGCCACAACCCGGGATGGCCCGCTGAAGAGCCTGGCGCCCAGATCTCGAGAGGGCCGTTTACGGACACCGGACAGTTTCCCCATTACCTGCAGCAGCAGAAGCTCAAAATGGAGGAATTAGGGctccagcagcagcagcaggcCGTAGTCGACCAGCTGTACAAGGCTGCAGAGCTGGTCCAAACTGGAAATCCAGCACTCGCGCAAGGGATATTGGCGCGGCTCAATCACCAGCTCTCCCCCATTGGTAAGCCTTTTAATAGGGCTGCCTTTTATTGCAAGGAGGCTTTGCAAATGCTCCTTCAAACTAATGTCAACAACTCTTCTTCCACGCCTTTTAGCCTCGTTTTCAAGATTGGTGCTTACAAATCTTTCTCTGAGATCTCCCCTCTTGTCCAATTTGCCAACTTCACCTGCAATCAAGCCATTCTTGAAGCTCTCCAAGGCTTTGATAGGATTCATATTGTTGATTTCGACATTGGCTATGGCGGCCAGTGGGCGTCTCTTATGCAGGAGGTTGCACTTCGTGGCGGAGGCGCACCCTCCTTCAAAATTACTGCCCTTGCATCTACTTCTACCCATGATCAGCTCGAGCTCAGCCTCACACGAGAGAATCTCATCCAGTTTGCTAGTGAGGTTAACATTGCATTCGAGTTTGAGGCTATTAGTATTGATTCCTTGAATTCTGCTTCATTGTCTTTGCCTTTCCACGTGCAAGAGAACGAGGCGATTGCAGTAAATCTCCCTGTCTGCTCTCTTGCCAATCACCAGTTCTCGGTGCCACTAATCATGCGCTTTGTCAAGCAGCTCTCACCGAGGATTGTGGTATCTGTTGACAGGGGGTGTGATGGGACTGATCTTCCGTTTGCCCACCACATAGTCCACGCTCTCCAGTCTTACTCAAACCTGCTTGAGTCTCTTGATGCTGCCAATGTGAATATGGACGCCCTGCAGAAGATTGAGAGGTTCTTGGTCCAACCAGCCATTGAGAAGATTGTGATGAGCCGTCTTCGATCACCTGAGAAGACGCAGCATTGGAGGTCTCTCTTTTTGTCTTCAGGGTTCTCCCAAATAACGTTTAGCAACTTCACGGAATCACAAGCTGAGTGTGTGATTAAGAGGACTCCAGTTCGAGGTTTTCAGGTTGAGAAGAGGCAGTCTTCTCTCGTTCTATGCTGGCAAAGGAAGGAACTGATCTCTGCTACAGCTTGGAGATGCTGA
- the LOC121809200 gene encoding VIN3-like protein 1 isoform X1, producing MAEPLMKACRKASKPYDFKRVSSSPKDHIQQSKRPRKGENPVRIPPSPDQCLDFKSSNSWTCKNSACRATLSIDDTFCRRCSCCICHLFDDNKDPSLWLECVSDSGLGDSCDLSCHIECALQHGKVGVVNLGPLMQLDGSYCCASCGKVAGVLGCWKKQLSIAKDARRVDILCYRIFLSFRLLDGTSRFTELHDIVRDAKSTLETEVGPVDGVSAKMARGIVGRLSVATEVQRLCSLAVEKADKLMASKSTAAILEGSLPAACKFLFEEVTCSSVVLLLIELSTATIKDIKGYKLWYCKKREEVYSKEPVFVFPRDQRRIWISNLQPCTEYSFRIISYTEAGDFGHSETKCFTKSVELIHKNQYSSAERPEVDASHAGSSSSKQNHRTEEIELDSGFKVRDLGRILKLAWLQHQGYLESFYGLHVNKCGNDHGIVKQETQQDKPASVARQLDLNVASVPDLNEEFTPPVESSREEENGCTLGQAVEADDAISHGIHRKCREVATDSKLVSCHNMLHNGNRETRDSDSTLTNGSPFQVQNDLCLDENFEYCVKIIRWLECEGHIKKDFRLKLLTWFSLRSTEQERRVLNTFIQTLIDDPSSLAGQLIDSFSDISSKRPQNGSCSEFRH from the exons ATGGCTGAACCTCTGATGAAAGCTTGTAGAAAAGCATCAAAGCCATATGATTTCAAGAGAGTATCTTCTAGTCCCAAGGATCATATTCAGCAATCAAAAAGACCAAGGAAGGGGGAAAACCCTGTTCGAATTCCACCAAGTCCTGACCAGTGCCTTGATTTCAAATCATCTAACTCGTGGACCTGCAAAAATTCTGCATGTCGAGCCACACTTTCAATagatgacacattttgccgGAGGTGCTCTTGTTGCATATGCCATTTATTTGATGACAACAAGGATCCGAGTCTTTGGTTGGAGTGTGTATCTGATTCTGGTTTAGGAGACTCATGTGATTTGTCATGCCACATTGAATGTGCCCTCCAACATGGTAAGGTCGGGGTTGTTAACCTGGGACCATTGATGCAGTTGGATGGAAGCTATTGTTGTGCTTCATGTGGCAAAGTTGCAGGGGTACTTGG ATGCTGGAAAAAGCAGTTGAGTATAGCTAAGGATGCTCGTCGTGTTGACATCCTATGCTATCGGATATTTTTGAGTTTTAGGCTCCTGGATGGGACTTCTAGATTCACTGAGCTCCACGATATTGTTAGAGATGCAAAATCCACATTAGAAACAGAGGTTGGTCCAGTCGATGGAGTTTCAGCAAAAATGGCTCGGGGTATTGTTGGTAGACTCTCTGTAGCTACTGAGGTGCAGAGGCTCTGCTCTCTTGCTGTTGAAAAAGCTGACAAACTGATGGCCTCGAAATCTACTGCAGCCATCTTGG AGGGTTCACTTCCTGCAGCTTGCAAATTCCTATTTGAGGAGGTGACATGTTCTTCAGTAGTACTTTTGTTGATTGAATTATCAACTGCAACAATCAAGGATATCAAGGGCTACAAACTCTGGTATTGCAAGAAAAGAGAAGAGGTTTACTCTAAAGAGCCTGTTTTTGTCTTCCCAAGAGATCAGAGGAGGATctggatatccaatttgcagcCTTGCACGGAGTACTCGTTCCGTATCATATCTTATACCGAAGCTGGTGACTTTGGGCACTCTGAAACTAAGTGCTTTACAAAGAGTGTAGAACTTATTCACAAGAACCAATATTCTAGTGCTGAAAGACCTGAAGTGGATGCATCACATGCAGGAAGCTCTAGTTCCAAACAAAATCACAGGACTGAAGAAATAGAACTAGACTCAGGATTCAAGGTCCGAGATCTTGGAAGAATCTTGAAGCTCGCTTGGCTGCAGCATCAAGGCTATTTGGAGTCATTTTATGGTTTACATGTCAATAAATGTGGTAATGATCATGGCATAGTTAAGCAAGAAACTCAGCAAGACAAGCCGGCATCTGTTGCACGTCAACTTGACTTGAATGTTGCTTCTGTGCCTGATCTGAATGAGGAGTTCACACCTCCTGTTGAATCATCTAGGGAAGAAGAAAACGGGTGCACTTTAGGGCAAGCAGTTGAGGCAGATGATGCTATCTCTCACGGCATACATAGAAAATGTCGAGAAGTAGCTACTGATTCCAAGTTGGTTAGTTGCCATAATATGCTACATAACGGCAATAGGGAGACACGGGATTCTGATAGCACTCTGACAAATGGATCCCCTTTCCAAGTTCAGAACGACCTATGCTTGGATGAGAACTTTGAATACTGTGTAAAGATCATCCGTTGGCTGGAATGCGAGGGGCATATTAAGAAGGATTTTAGATTGAAGCTGCTGACGTGGTTCAGTCTAAGATCCACAGAGCAGGAGCGCAGAGTGTTGAACACCTTTATACAGACGTTAATTGATGATCCGAGTAGTTTGGCAGGACAGTTGATCGACTCATTCTCAGATATATCCAGCAAAAGGCCACAAAATGGCTCCTGCAGTGAGTTTCGGCATTAA
- the LOC121809200 gene encoding VIN3-like protein 1 isoform X2, which yields MAEPLMKACRKASKPYDFKRVSSSPKDHIQQSKRPRKGENPVRIPPSPDQCLDFKSSNSWTCKNSACRATLSIDDTFCRRCSCCICHLFDDNKDPSLWLECVSDSGLGDSCDLSCHIECALQHGKVGVVNLGPLMQLDGSYCCASCGKVAGVLGCWKKQLSIAKDARRVDILCYRIFLSFRLLDGTSRFTELHDIVRDAKSTLETEVGPVDGVSAKMARGIVGRLSVATEVQRLCSLAVEKADKLMASKSTAAILEGSLPAACKFLFEEVTCSSVVLLLIELSTATIKDIKGYKLWYCKKREEVYSKEPVFVFPRDQRRIWISNLQPCTEYSFRIISYTEAGDFGHSETKCFTKSVELIHKNQYSSAERPEVDASHAGSSSSKQNHRTEEIELDSGFKVRDLGRILKLAWLQHQGYLESFYGLHVNKCGNDHGIVKQETQQDKPASVARQLDLNVASVPDLNEEFTPPVESSREEENGCTLGQAVEADDAISHGIHRKCREVATDSKLVSCHNMLHNGNRETRDSDSTLTNGSPFQVQNDLCLDENFEYCVKIIRWLECEGHIKKDFRLKLLTWFSLRSTEQERRVLNTFIQTLIDDPSSLAGQLIDSFSDISSKRPQNGSCSVLC from the exons ATGGCTGAACCTCTGATGAAAGCTTGTAGAAAAGCATCAAAGCCATATGATTTCAAGAGAGTATCTTCTAGTCCCAAGGATCATATTCAGCAATCAAAAAGACCAAGGAAGGGGGAAAACCCTGTTCGAATTCCACCAAGTCCTGACCAGTGCCTTGATTTCAAATCATCTAACTCGTGGACCTGCAAAAATTCTGCATGTCGAGCCACACTTTCAATagatgacacattttgccgGAGGTGCTCTTGTTGCATATGCCATTTATTTGATGACAACAAGGATCCGAGTCTTTGGTTGGAGTGTGTATCTGATTCTGGTTTAGGAGACTCATGTGATTTGTCATGCCACATTGAATGTGCCCTCCAACATGGTAAGGTCGGGGTTGTTAACCTGGGACCATTGATGCAGTTGGATGGAAGCTATTGTTGTGCTTCATGTGGCAAAGTTGCAGGGGTACTTGG ATGCTGGAAAAAGCAGTTGAGTATAGCTAAGGATGCTCGTCGTGTTGACATCCTATGCTATCGGATATTTTTGAGTTTTAGGCTCCTGGATGGGACTTCTAGATTCACTGAGCTCCACGATATTGTTAGAGATGCAAAATCCACATTAGAAACAGAGGTTGGTCCAGTCGATGGAGTTTCAGCAAAAATGGCTCGGGGTATTGTTGGTAGACTCTCTGTAGCTACTGAGGTGCAGAGGCTCTGCTCTCTTGCTGTTGAAAAAGCTGACAAACTGATGGCCTCGAAATCTACTGCAGCCATCTTGG AGGGTTCACTTCCTGCAGCTTGCAAATTCCTATTTGAGGAGGTGACATGTTCTTCAGTAGTACTTTTGTTGATTGAATTATCAACTGCAACAATCAAGGATATCAAGGGCTACAAACTCTGGTATTGCAAGAAAAGAGAAGAGGTTTACTCTAAAGAGCCTGTTTTTGTCTTCCCAAGAGATCAGAGGAGGATctggatatccaatttgcagcCTTGCACGGAGTACTCGTTCCGTATCATATCTTATACCGAAGCTGGTGACTTTGGGCACTCTGAAACTAAGTGCTTTACAAAGAGTGTAGAACTTATTCACAAGAACCAATATTCTAGTGCTGAAAGACCTGAAGTGGATGCATCACATGCAGGAAGCTCTAGTTCCAAACAAAATCACAGGACTGAAGAAATAGAACTAGACTCAGGATTCAAGGTCCGAGATCTTGGAAGAATCTTGAAGCTCGCTTGGCTGCAGCATCAAGGCTATTTGGAGTCATTTTATGGTTTACATGTCAATAAATGTGGTAATGATCATGGCATAGTTAAGCAAGAAACTCAGCAAGACAAGCCGGCATCTGTTGCACGTCAACTTGACTTGAATGTTGCTTCTGTGCCTGATCTGAATGAGGAGTTCACACCTCCTGTTGAATCATCTAGGGAAGAAGAAAACGGGTGCACTTTAGGGCAAGCAGTTGAGGCAGATGATGCTATCTCTCACGGCATACATAGAAAATGTCGAGAAGTAGCTACTGATTCCAAGTTGGTTAGTTGCCATAATATGCTACATAACGGCAATAGGGAGACACGGGATTCTGATAGCACTCTGACAAATGGATCCCCTTTCCAAGTTCAGAACGACCTATGCTTGGATGAGAACTTTGAATACTGTGTAAAGATCATCCGTTGGCTGGAATGCGAGGGGCATATTAAGAAGGATTTTAGATTGAAGCTGCTGACGTGGTTCAGTCTAAGATCCACAGAGCAGGAGCGCAGAGTGTTGAACACCTTTATACAGACGTTAATTGATGATCCGAGTAGTTTGGCAGGACAGTTGATCGACTCATTCTCAGATATATCCAGCAAAAGGCCACAAAATGGCTCCTGCA GCGTTTTATGCTGA